The region ACGCTTCCTATGCCGAAATGCTCGAATGGGCCCTTCCCGCCTCCTCCGTCCCGGCATACACGGACACCGTCCGCGCGGTTCGAGAGCAGAGACCGGAAGCGGTCAAAGCCTTCGTGCGCGGAAGTCTCTGGGACATGTTTCTGGCGCGCTATCCGGAAGCGGATCACATGCACAAACGAGTTCTTCGAACTTCCCGCCGGGTTCGGGACTTGAAAGAACCGCTCCGATCCGAGGCACTTACGGCGGTCTTGCGCGCGGAATGCAATTGCGCCTATTGGCACGGCCTGTTCGGGGGTATTTATCTTCCTCATCTCCGCCAAGGCGTTTATCAAAACGTGCTCGCCGCGGACGCCCTGTTAGCTGAAGCCCGCGGAAGTGAAATTTCCGTGGACGTCGAAGATTTCGACGGCGACCTGGAGCCGGAAATTGTTTTGGCCGGGCCGCACATTCAGGCGTTTTTCAAGCCGTCGGACGGAGGCACGTTGACGGAGCTCGATTTTCTGCCGGCGCGGTTTAACGTCGCGAATGTGATTTCGAGATGGAAAGAAAGCTATCACGAAGCGGCGGACGTCACGCATAGTCATAATCATTCAGGTGGAGTCGTTTCCCCGCACGAACGGCCGGTCGGAATCGACCCCGAGCGTTTAAAGAACTGGCCGTTCGATGCGATTCCGCTCCGAAGTTTTCGGGAGTTTGTATCTCCGTCGATGCCTGGCGGAACGTTCTTCGAGGCTCCCGGCACGATCGACTCCGCTCAGGGAAGACTCTCGGAGTGGCGGAAAGAGCCGAAGGGTTGGTCCGGCGCCGGTCGCGTCGGAAATCTTTCCTACCGAAAAGAGGTTCAAATCGAGGTGCCGGCGACATTGCATGTGCGGCTTCAACCTCCCCCCTCCGCCGGAGACACCCGGTGGTTCGGAACTCTGCTTTATTTTACGTTGTTGACCGGGGATGCGCCCGACCGGTCGGCTCGATACCGCAGTTCCCAGGGAAAATCGTTCCAGCATCCGCCGGGGCATCCGGTCGAGATTTCCGATTTGGAGGAGTTGGTTTGGGAAGATAATGCGTTTCATTTTTCGATGGAGATACGGAGTGCGCCGGTCGCGCGCGTCGTCACGCGCCCTATTTTAACAATCCAGCGCTCGGAGGATCGATACGAATCGATCTATCAGGGATCCGCGCTCGCTTTGGCGTGGCCGCTCGGCACTCTTCCCAAAGAGGGGGTGGAGGTGAAAGTTTCCCTCCGCTCAAAATCCGGTTAAAGGCTGACCTGAATGTCGGAATTTCGAAAAAGCACGATAACGGGACGGTGGGTGATCATCGCGGAGGAGCGCTCCAACCGCCCGAACGCGTTTCGGCATTATCCGATTGAAGACGATCCCGCGGAGAGTTGCCCGTTTTGCCCGGGCCACGAGCAGATGACACCGGCTCCGGTTCTGACCTACTCGGCTCCGGGAGGCACAAATTCCGCCTGGAGTTTGCGCGTGGTGCCGAACCGTTTTCCGGCGCTGCGAATCGAAGGGGAATTGGACCAACGCCCGTCGGGAATTTACGACAAAATGCACGGCCTGGGCGCCCATGAAGTGGTCGTGGAAACGCCGGAGCATCAGACGGACATGGCTCATTACGGCCTTCCACAAATGGTGCAGGTGTTTCAAGCGTATCGGGACCGGATGTCCGACCTCTTCAAAGACCGGCGATTTACGTACGTTTTGGCGTTTAAGAATTTCGGTTCCGCCGCGGGCGCGACGCTTTCACATTCGCATTCACAGTTAATCGCCCTGCCGGTCTTGCCGACCCAATTGGAAAGAGAGATCGCGGGCGCTTCGAAATATCATGAATTTCGAGGGCGATGTTTTTTCTGCGACGCCGTTGCGCAGGAGCTGATCGCGGGCGAACGGATCGTCGTCCAAAACGACCATTTCGTCGCGTTCACCCCCTTCGCTTCGCGATTTCCGTTCGAACTCCAAATTATTCCGAAGACACATGGCGCTTTTTATTGGACGCTCACACGAAATCAAATGGAAGGTTTCGCGGAAATCTTGAGAGATGTCCTGCGAAGGTACAAACTAGCGCTGAAGAATCCGCCGTACAGTTACATGATCCACACGGCGCCGCCCGATTACCGGACGCCGGAGGTTTTTCACTGGCATGCGGAGATCATGCCCAAGCTGACCGAAGTGGGCGGATTCGAGTGGGGGAGCGGATTTTACATCAACCCCAAGCCGCCGGAGGAGGCGGCCCGGATCTTGAGGGAGCTCGAGTTGGTCATGAACGTTCCGGAACGTCACCTTTTACCATCACCCAAAGGGAGGACATACGGCTACTGAAATTTGGATAACGGCTGCGGAAGCGGCTCCATGGGCACAAACAGGCGGTCTAGGCGATGTACTTCGGGCGCTCCCCAATGCGTTGGCGCGGCAAGGGCTCACCGTCCGGAGATTTTTGCCGGGATACCGTTTCATTTCGCGCGAACTGTTCGAAAGCGACGGTCCAATCCTCAAAATTCCGTCCGGGAGCGAAAACCTTTCGGCCGAGTTTCTCACATTCGAGGAGGAGAGCGGCGTTCGGACGACGCTTGTCGTATGCGACGAGCTGTTCGGCCGGCCCGGCGTCTACGGCCCGCCCGGCGGCGCTTATGAAGACAACGCCCGGCGTTTCGCCTTTTTTGGCCGCGCGGTTTGCGAATACGCGCATCGAAATCATTCGCCCGATGTCCTGCACGGACACGATTGGCCGGCCGCCCTGGTCCCGATGTTCGCTCGATATGCCTATTCGTGGAAACAGCCGCCCAAGACGGTGTTCACCATTCACAACATGGCTTATCAAGGCCAGTTCCCCGCGGCGGAACTTCCGTGGCTTTCGTTGGGACCGGAGCTGGAGAAAGAACTTTTTCAGATCCAGGGCTTCGAGTTTTACGGAGGGATCAACTTTCTCAAGGCGGGACTTCTTTACGCCGACCGTCTGGTGACGGTGAGTCCGACGTACGCGAAAGACATCCGAACGCCGGAGTACGGATTCGGATTGGACGGTGTGATTCGGGAAAGGGCGAACGCACTATCCGGAATCCTCAACGGCGCCGACGAGGAAACGTGGGACCCGAGCACCGATCGGTATCTGCCGCGACCTTTCGACGCCGCGAGTTTCCGAGAAGGGAAAAAGGCGGCGAAAGAAAAAATCCTCGCGGAAATGCAACTCGAGGCCGATGGCCGCCCTCTTCTGTCGATGGTAGGTCGTCTAGCCGATCAAAAAGGGATTGATGTCCTGCTGGAAGCCGCGCTGCCGCTTCTGGGGCTCGGGACCGATCTATGCATTCTGGGCGACGGCGACCCCGCGTTGGCGGAACAGCTTCGGCAGCTGCGGAAACGATACCCGAAACGGGTCGGAATCCACGTGGGCTACAACGAACGGCTAGCCCATCTCTTGATCGCCGCGAGCGATCTGGTTGCCGTACCGTCCAGGCATGAACCGTGCGGCCTGACGCAAATGTACGCCATGCGCTACGGCGCGATTCCCGTCGTGCACGGTACGGGCGGACTGCTCGATACCGTGGAGGATCACACCCATCACCACGATCGGGGGACCGGATTCGTGTTCGATCCGCTCAACGCCCGGGCGCTGATCGAAGCCGTATGCCGAGCGTTGACGCTGGTTCATTCGCACCCCGGAGAATGGAAATCGATGCAGGTCCGCGCAATGAAGCAGGATCACTCCTGGACGGAATCGGCCCGCAAGTACAAGAAACTCTACAATGGGAAAAGTGCAGCCCCCGTCCCGAGAAAGTCCGAGATGCGAGTGGCCACGATCTCAAAATAAGCTCTTGTGGCGATTCCGTAGCGTTGGAACTCTTTTCCTTCTGTCGTTCGTCGGCTGCGCCCGGCCATCTCCGCCGTCGCTCCCGTCACCGTCTCCTCCGCCCTGCGATCTCGTTTTCAATCCGGAAAAACGAACGGGATGTTTTGTTTTTGCCGACACGGTTGCTTCGCAAGAGAGCCGAGTCCCCGTCTGGTACTTCCTCCCTTCCGATTTCGGACCTGAATCGAACATTCTGTTCGTCATGCATGGACACCGGCGCCATGCCGACACCTACCGCGATGATTGGATTCTCAAGGCCGAAAGCAAGCATGTCGTTTTATTAGCCCCCCTCTTCTCGGAAAACGACTACCCCAATCCGAGCGGTTATCCGTGGGGGAACGTCGTGAACAGCGACGGCGAACCGAACGAATCCGAACTCTGGACATTCAAGGTCCTCGAGCGGCTCTTCGATCGCTTCCGAGAGATGACGGGGAATCGAACTAGCGAATATTTCCTTTACGGTCATTCCGCCGGAGCTCAATTCATCCATCGTATGATTTTGTTCCTGCCGAACGCCCGAATCCACTCCGCGGTCGCGGCCAACGCCGGCTGGTACGTCCTTCCGTCCTTTAGCCAATGTTTCCCCTACGGCTTGAGCCATTCGCCCGCGACCCCCGAACTTCTCAAAGAGGCTCTTCAAAGGCCTTTGACGATACTTGCGGGGGACGAGGACGTGGACGCCGAAGATCCGCTCCTCCGAAACACCCGTAAGGCCCGGGCCCAGGGGAAGAACCGATTGGAACGGGCCCGGACGTTTATCCGCAAGTCCAAGAGGACGGCTTTAAAGCTTTCCGTGCCGTTCAAGTGGAACTTCGAAATCGTCCCCGGCGCGGCCCATTCGAATAAACAAATGATTGAGCGAGCGGCTCGAGTCTTCTTTTCCGACGAAGACTAAGTGCTTTCCTTTCTACTTCCTCGGATTCAATCGTGGACTCTTCTCTTCTAAACAGATAACTTAGCGATCTCACGTGCTTTCACCTGGTCCCGCTTATTCTTCCGAACCGAGGGTTCTCTGAAACTCCTCCTCATCGCTCCCGCGGGTCTCGAGGTTCAAGGCGTCAAAGGAAAGCATGTTCATCACCTTAATCTCGCGGTGATCGCCGCCCTCGCAGCACCCAATTTCGACGAAGTCCGGATTGTCGAAGAAGCTTTTGAACGACTCGATCTAGACGAGAGCGCGGATCTGGTCGGAATCACGATGATGACGTGCCAGGCGCCCCGTGGATACTTCTTGGCGGATCACTTTCGCAAGAGAGGAATCCGAACCATCTGCGGCGGCAGCCACGCCTCGTTCATGACCGAAGAATGCGGAAGGCATTTCGATTCCGTCGTGATCAACGAAGTCGAGATGGTCTGGGAAGAGATCGTCGGCGATTTTGAAGCCGATCGCATGAAACCGGTTTATCACTCGAACAAGCTCATCGATCTCAAAGACCTTCGAATGCCTCGGAAGGATCTCTTTTTCAACACCGGGACGACGCTCAACGCGCAAGTCCTTCAAACCGGCCGGGGCTGTCCGTTGGGATGCAACTTCTGCACGGTCACACTGATGTATGGAAAGACATTCCGGACACGGCCCATCGAACATATCGTGGAGGAGATCAAGCGGTACCCGTCGAAAATCTTCTTTTTCGTGGATGACAATATTTTTCTGTCCAAGTCGCACGCTTACGAACTTTGCGAGGCGCTTCTTCCGTTAAACATCAAGTGGGGAAGCCAAGGATCCATGGAGCTCATCTGCCGGGACGAGAAACTCCTGAAACTCGCGTCGCGGGCGGGATGCATGAGCCTCTTCGTCGGGATTGAATCCATCGATCAGGAAACGCTCAACTCCGCGCATAAGGCATTCAACAAGGTGAAGAATTACGAGGAAAATATCCGGAAAATGCACCGTGCCGGGATCAACGTGGTCGGCGCCTTCATCTTCGGGTTCGATCAGGATACGCCCGAGAGTTTCGACCGGGTGTATGAGTTCGCCATGAAGAACCATCTGGCCATGGTCAACACGGGAATCATGACCCCGTTTCCAGGGACGGATGTGTATGAAAAAGCGAAGCGAGAGGGGAAAATCTTCGACCACGACTGGGAACATTATACGGGCGGTCAACTGGTCTGGCGGCATCCCACGATGAGCAAAGAAGAAATCGAAGAACTCTATATCGAATTCCGCCAGCGATTCTACGCTTGGCCGTCCATCTTCAAGAGATTTTGGGCCAATCGCGCGCACCCGCTCTATTATTTTGCGATGAATTTCACGCACTGGTGGCGGGCGTATAAAAGCCCTCGGCTCGCCCCTTCCGCCGTGGCGCCCGGACTGCCGGACCTTTCCGCACTCGAACTTTCGGGTCCGTGAGTTCGCAACGATCAGGGTGAAAACTCGCCTTGTTTTTCTCGCCCGATTGTGATACCGGGTTAATCAACATCTCTTGGTAGGGGGGTGTCAGATGAAAATAGTTTGGCGGCGGGGGACCGCTGCCGCGGTCGCCGGGCTTATTCTTAACTCCGGTGTGGTTTGGATCGCTTGGGCGGGTCAGGAGAAATCGCAACGGGGCGAATCGCCCCAGATGGACGAATTGGGCCAAAGGCTCTGGGATAAATATATTGTCCCGGGGATCGGAGTGATTCGTGTGCCTCCCGGAATTCCGGTCGTATACCGTCCAGGAGCCCGCTGGAATTTCGGACCCGTAGATCCGCGAATTCCCCCCCGAGGCCCGGTTCCCCAAGAACAACCTGTTCCGATTGGGGATCCAGGCCGAGACAGAGATAAGTTCAATCCT is a window of Bdellovibrionota bacterium DNA encoding:
- the galT gene encoding galactose-1-phosphate uridylyltransferase is translated as MSEFRKSTITGRWVIIAEERSNRPNAFRHYPIEDDPAESCPFCPGHEQMTPAPVLTYSAPGGTNSAWSLRVVPNRFPALRIEGELDQRPSGIYDKMHGLGAHEVVVETPEHQTDMAHYGLPQMVQVFQAYRDRMSDLFKDRRFTYVLAFKNFGSAAGATLSHSHSQLIALPVLPTQLEREIAGASKYHEFRGRCFFCDAVAQELIAGERIVVQNDHFVAFTPFASRFPFELQIIPKTHGAFYWTLTRNQMEGFAEILRDVLRRYKLALKNPPYSYMIHTAPPDYRTPEVFHWHAEIMPKLTEVGGFEWGSGFYINPKPPEEAARILRELELVMNVPERHLLPSPKGRTYGY
- a CDS encoding alpha-amylase/4-alpha-glucanotransferase domain-containing protein, which encodes MSTRLIFALHFHQPVGNFDHVFEQAVRDCYLPIVEHFQRHPGVQAAFHLSGCLLEWLEQRDRKFLDRVFGLVGRKQIEPMGGGFYEPILTVIPREDALEQIDRLSNYWVRNSGVKPAGIWLAERVWEPSLAELLSDAGVRYTILDDQHIRFAGLLDPHFSGLYVTERAGKAIGFFPSDYTLRYLIPFRTIETVQEHFERLSRESPNAAYTYGDDAEKFGLWPKTHAWVYGEQWLERFFSLLEKRESVEAISPGTYLESRPVARKVYVPNASYAEMLEWALPASSVPAYTDTVRAVREQRPEAVKAFVRGSLWDMFLARYPEADHMHKRVLRTSRRVRDLKEPLRSEALTAVLRAECNCAYWHGLFGGIYLPHLRQGVYQNVLAADALLAEARGSEISVDVEDFDGDLEPEIVLAGPHIQAFFKPSDGGTLTELDFLPARFNVANVISRWKESYHEAADVTHSHNHSGGVVSPHERPVGIDPERLKNWPFDAIPLRSFREFVSPSMPGGTFFEAPGTIDSAQGRLSEWRKEPKGWSGAGRVGNLSYRKEVQIEVPATLHVRLQPPPSAGDTRWFGTLLYFTLLTGDAPDRSARYRSSQGKSFQHPPGHPVEISDLEELVWEDNAFHFSMEIRSAPVARVVTRPILTIQRSEDRYESIYQGSALALAWPLGTLPKEGVEVKVSLRSKSG
- the glgA gene encoding glycogen synthase GlgA, with amino-acid sequence MTAAEAAPWAQTGGLGDVLRALPNALARQGLTVRRFLPGYRFISRELFESDGPILKIPSGSENLSAEFLTFEEESGVRTTLVVCDELFGRPGVYGPPGGAYEDNARRFAFFGRAVCEYAHRNHSPDVLHGHDWPAALVPMFARYAYSWKQPPKTVFTIHNMAYQGQFPAAELPWLSLGPELEKELFQIQGFEFYGGINFLKAGLLYADRLVTVSPTYAKDIRTPEYGFGLDGVIRERANALSGILNGADEETWDPSTDRYLPRPFDAASFREGKKAAKEKILAEMQLEADGRPLLSMVGRLADQKGIDVLLEAALPLLGLGTDLCILGDGDPALAEQLRQLRKRYPKRVGIHVGYNERLAHLLIAASDLVAVPSRHEPCGLTQMYAMRYGAIPVVHGTGGLLDTVEDHTHHHDRGTGFVFDPLNARALIEAVCRALTLVHSHPGEWKSMQVRAMKQDHSWTESARKYKKLYNGKSAAPVPRKSEMRVATISK
- a CDS encoding radical SAM protein, which codes for MIAALAAPNFDEVRIVEEAFERLDLDESADLVGITMMTCQAPRGYFLADHFRKRGIRTICGGSHASFMTEECGRHFDSVVINEVEMVWEEIVGDFEADRMKPVYHSNKLIDLKDLRMPRKDLFFNTGTTLNAQVLQTGRGCPLGCNFCTVTLMYGKTFRTRPIEHIVEEIKRYPSKIFFFVDDNIFLSKSHAYELCEALLPLNIKWGSQGSMELICRDEKLLKLASRAGCMSLFVGIESIDQETLNSAHKAFNKVKNYEENIRKMHRAGINVVGAFIFGFDQDTPESFDRVYEFAMKNHLAMVNTGIMTPFPGTDVYEKAKREGKIFDHDWEHYTGGQLVWRHPTMSKEEIEELYIEFRQRFYAWPSIFKRFWANRAHPLYYFAMNFTHWWRAYKSPRLAPSAVAPGLPDLSALELSGP